A stretch of DNA from Carassius auratus strain Wakin chromosome 44, ASM336829v1, whole genome shotgun sequence:
GTTTCTACACAGTTGCTTTGTGGGTGGTTGACAGGTCTTTAATATGTGGTTACTAGGGTCAGAAGAGTCCCTAGTAACTGTATAGGCAGAAGAGTCCAACCTTAAGTCTGTGATATTCAGTTTTTCTTATGATTAACAGTATATGGTGATATTTTTATATGGTTTATATGTTGATATTTGCTTTTTTATATGGTGTTTGATGTGACTAGAGTCACTCCTTCAGTATAAATCTGTGGGATTTATCAAccaagtatatgtttttttttgtagacaaAAATCTCTAACTGGTTAAAAGTAACAGCAAGCTCTTAGGTAAACTAATCCAGTCATATTACACTTTTATCTGATATCTGAACAATTTCACAAGCCAAAGATAGTTTTGATGTTTtatccatttaataaaaatgatgttttatCCTTTTAGTAAAATTGAAGTATATCATTTCTTACCTTTTCTAACGAACCATAGTTTCTACCCAGATCGTCCTGGTGGAGGAAAGATGAGTCCCGTATCCAGAGGCGCAGTGACCTCATACACTGGCAGATGAAGTGAGGTGCTTAAactccaaacacacactctttctttctttctttctctctctctgtctgtctactCAAACGTGTCTGTGCCTGACATCAGGAGAAGGAGCAGAAGCAGACCTCTGTGCTCACACTTACACAGTGGCTCTCTCTCACTGGGACCAGAGCATTGGAGAGCAGTTTGGGCAGAGGGAGGTGTTTCCTGTCCGAGGGGAAAATAGAGTAGAGGAGGGGCAAACAACATGAGACTAGAATTTACACCCACGGGATGGCAGTGCAATCCAGGCCACATTTCACGCCTGCTGGTCACCCGATCAGTGTAAACCTCTTCTTCAGGTACACACATGTATATCTGAGTGTGTTGTGTGGGTGTGTAAACCACAGAGAAACATACACCTCATTTTCTTTAAGCTGGTCTAACATTGTTTATACATTATATAGTGGcctcagaaatattttttaaaatttccCTAAAAGATGATGATTTCCCAAGTACCCTAAAAGATTATGATTTTAAGTGGACTTAAAAGATCACATCAACCACAAAATCTCAATATCACcatcaaagtaaaaataaaaatatcaacatATAAACCATATAAAAATATCACCATATACTGTTAATCATATGAAAATCAGAATATCACAGAAACTTAAGGTTGGACACTTCTGACCCTAGTAACCACATATTAAAACCCTATCAACCACCCACAAaaacctagcaactgcatagctaCTTATTTGCAAatgttctgtttctgtttgtcttcACTTTAAACATTCAAGCACTCCCCTAAATCATGTTTCTTTCTGCATGTGCAGGCTTGAATAAGGCCGACCGCCCACCCTCCGGGACGGGCCACGTAAAGCATGCCAGAAAGCTCTCTTGTCTGTTGAAGGTTAACCCTGTGGGGTGGAACAGGAAATGTCTGCAGTGGTCACAGCGCCTGCTGCTTTGGGCTGCAGCTGGATTTAAAGAGCTCTTTGTGCTCCCATCTGACAAGGATTTAAACACATGAAGCGACTCTTAACTGTATGGTATCCCAAGCAACAGCAACAGCCAGTGACAACCTTTTATCTTTAACAGTACAGTGAACCATGCTCTTCAGATGAGTTGAGTCTGATGGAGATGAAAGACCATAATGTGGGCAACATACTCATTTGAGCAGGTGCATGCTGGGGAAATTTAGGATGTGGAAAGCCCAGTGAGATTGAACACCTTGAACACTGAGTTGAGCATGCCCCCAAATGTCCCAGatttaaaagaattaaaagtttattcatatGCAGCATGTGGTAATTTCATATTgtgtaatgtttgtttatttgtttaccaGAATATTCCAGTGTCCAGACAGGAATGAGGTTTGAGTCATTGCAAAGATGATGATTATGTGGTCACAGAAAATCCTGCGACCTCATATGCAATGCCAAAATATACACAGCATTCTGGAAGCTAAATAATATTGTTCCAAAATAAGATGTCTCTTGCCACATTGCCCACAAACAAGCTTGTCATGTTAGAAGATTCCCGTCCAATCCAGGACTGttctgttaaatatttatatgatcaTATGAAATAATCACCAATTCTGATCTTATTTTGCAGTATAAAACATTAACAGAAACAGTAATTACACAGCAAACAATGTTTTTGAATTGCACAAATAAAGGCCGTAAAATACcaatatttgcatttaaacaaTTATTGTGGTTAAGAAATACTGACATCACAATTAAgagacaaaacaaatattaaaagttaCGTTTTAAACAAGCACAAGCATCAACATGTCGATCATGGTTATTtcactgtttattgttttttcaaACCACTagagcaaaacaaaataaacagaaataacttTGCCCACACTTGTCCTAGAGACACTATTCAGAGCTTTTTCGATCACCAACTAGTAACATTTTAACTATATATTCCTTTTTCGCTCCATGATTGCATtgcttaatgaaaaataaaactgtgcATTACAAAACCATCTATTTGACAAACATTAGTTTATCAGAAAATCTATTTGTTCTTAGAGTATTCTTTGCGTCCACTGCATGCTCCAAAGTTTCGCACACGGTGTATTTTTGCGAGCTGGGTCTCTATGATGTTCATGTGGTCTGGGATGTGGACGTAACGCACATTTCTGCCAGTGATGAACAAGTCGTCCATACTGGACATGAATCCACGTCTGTCCCTGTACAGAACCTTCTCCAGCCGGATGTTCATGAAAGCATCGACGTTAATAATGCATCCCCTCGCTGTGCTCTCATCTCGCAGGTCAGTGGTGGTCACCTGGCCATGCAGACCCTGCAGGAGAATCACCAGACTGTTCTCGGCGATGGTGCGCTCACGAATGGAATGGCTCACGACGTCCATGTTCACCTGTGCACAGAGAATCACTAACAATCAAAGTCATTTGTCTCGCAGTGTGAATAATTTAAGAATcagtttctttgtatttatttatttttatggcacCAAAAAGAGAAACATTATGAAAATTATAACAATGATTCTCTGCCAATTAATTGTAAAAAGGTAGCCCTGTACAAATATATGATTTGTATTACAACTTGAGCTACATGctcagaatttttatttaaatgtttctgagCATGTGCATACGTGCATATTTTTGAGAGGCTCTGCTGACAGACAAACCACACATTGCatgtaaaatatgcaaataaggttttttattgTCTAACAAAGAGAAATCCAGAATGAAAAGTAAATAATGTcagtaaaaattaacttttagtcAAACAAAAGTTAGTTGACTTTAAAAtcttatataacaaaatatcaaacaaagtatttaaagacattttaaagcaCGAAAACATAAGTAACACAAACatattacatttcatatataCAGGGTATTTTATTACAacagaatattatttttgttttaaaaaaatatatataaatgtgtgttgtgtgATGATATGTTTCCAGTCACAATCATAGTTTGGCTAAAGTACTGAAATAGTAGCTTGTTGCAAAGACTAATTTAACTACCTtgaatgtattattgtattagtATCAAATTAAGTAACGTTACTATTTAACGAATAGTCACTAGTGATCACTGAAAACTATACAGACGTCTAGAAAAATTAAACTTTCCTGGCGTCCTTATTGAATCACATATGCCACCTGcagtaaaaacattcatttattacCTTCCTTTGTGTTGTCTAACATGTCCAAAACATCATGTTTACATTCTAGTTTCTAGCGCCGCGCTTCGTCAAGTTCGTCGCAGAGGAAAGTGACGTCATCAAGACGTCCCGGATTAATGTCGCGCGCGCTCCCTCTAgcgagcatagacagtaaaagaaagcgAGTAGCGAGTGGTGACCATTGTGATGTCTCGGATAAACAGTATCGTAGCagagttgccaggttttcacatcAAAACCCGTTTAATTGTTCATTAAAACTAGCCCAAAACTTACTTACGGTAGTCGCGTTTCGAGGGTTCCTCCTGTACAGATCGCGTTTTTTAGGACtttacttgtttttgtttttgacggGGTTCCATTTGTTCCCCATTTCAGGTGCTAAAAGTAGCCTAGTTAGTTGTCgtaatttttttt
This window harbors:
- the LOC113062400 gene encoding U7 snRNA-associated Sm-like protein LSm10 — protein: MLDNTKEVILCAQVNMDVVSHSIRERTIAENSLVILLQGLHGQVTTTDLRDESTARGCIINVDAFMNIRLEKVLYRDRRGFMSSMDDLFITGRNVRYVHIPDHMNIIETQLAKIHRVRNFGACSGRKEYSKNK